In Zhaonella formicivorans, one DNA window encodes the following:
- the cooS gene encoding anaerobic carbon-monoxide dehydrogenase catalytic subunit has translation MKFTTEKVSVHPSVQEMYERLKEDKISNTFDRFSPQEKIRCNFCVAGVSCQLCTNGPCRISDKAEAVLGVCGIDRNAMAMRDMLLRNVMGTSTYSYQAYEAIRTLKATALGQTPYKIKDTEKMYHFAKQLELDTSGSVNDVAIRLADFLHWELHRGYDEPSKVIDVFAPRQRVELWRKLALYPSGPLHEIKDTAASCLTNVDGDYVSLARKALRLGIACIYGAQLTGQWAIDIILGSPYPHEVQYDLGILDPDYVNVVFNGHEPFTGAALVMKAHDPEIQEEARQAGAKGLRVIGSIESGQEIVQRFEVDEVFRGLTGNWLAIEPLLATGAVDFFGMSENCSPPYLAPYQEKYQVTLASTTRLVRVPGVEKHYDYKPQEVEGQARDMLLAAIENFKKRKGKVEPRVPQRIQKGYSGFGVEAILKALGGTIQPLVRVIAEGKVKGAVGLVNCTTLANGPHDYMTTELTRELIKRDICVISGGCGNQALEVAGFTSLEAIEWAGKGLQEVCRALNIPPVLSFGTCTDTGRIAVLVSELAKALDVDTADLPVAVTAPQYMEQKATIDGIFALAFGLYTHLSPTPPVTGAPELVKLLTEDLVEITGGRVALGDDPVQVADGIENFIMERRKHLGI, from the coding sequence ATGAAATTTACCACGGAAAAAGTCAGTGTACATCCTTCCGTTCAGGAAATGTATGAGCGCTTGAAAGAGGACAAAATATCAAACACTTTTGACAGGTTCTCGCCCCAGGAAAAAATTCGCTGCAACTTTTGTGTTGCCGGGGTCAGCTGTCAACTGTGCACTAACGGCCCTTGCCGGATTTCTGATAAGGCCGAGGCGGTACTGGGGGTTTGCGGCATAGACCGTAACGCCATGGCAATGAGGGATATGCTCTTGCGCAATGTCATGGGTACATCTACTTATTCCTACCAGGCTTACGAAGCAATCAGGACTTTAAAGGCAACCGCCTTAGGACAGACCCCCTACAAAATCAAAGATACAGAAAAAATGTATCACTTTGCCAAACAGTTGGAACTGGACACTTCCGGTTCGGTGAATGACGTGGCAATAAGATTGGCGGATTTTCTGCATTGGGAACTGCACCGCGGCTATGATGAGCCCTCCAAAGTGATTGACGTATTTGCCCCGCGGCAAAGGGTTGAACTCTGGAGAAAGCTTGCCCTGTATCCATCAGGTCCCTTGCATGAGATTAAAGACACAGCGGCAAGCTGTCTTACCAATGTGGATGGCGATTATGTTTCTTTGGCCCGTAAAGCACTGCGCCTCGGAATTGCATGTATTTACGGGGCCCAACTGACCGGGCAGTGGGCCATTGACATCATTTTAGGATCTCCATATCCCCACGAAGTGCAGTACGACCTGGGTATTTTAGATCCCGATTATGTCAATGTGGTGTTTAACGGGCATGAACCATTCACCGGGGCAGCCCTGGTGATGAAAGCCCATGATCCTGAAATCCAGGAAGAAGCAAGGCAAGCCGGTGCTAAGGGACTGAGAGTTATTGGTTCTATTGAGAGCGGCCAGGAAATAGTGCAGCGTTTCGAGGTAGATGAGGTATTTAGAGGTTTGACAGGAAACTGGCTTGCCATTGAGCCTTTACTGGCTACAGGGGCTGTTGATTTCTTTGGCATGAGTGAAAACTGCTCGCCCCCTTACCTTGCTCCTTACCAAGAGAAATATCAGGTAACCCTGGCGTCAACCACCAGGCTGGTACGGGTGCCAGGCGTGGAGAAGCATTATGATTATAAGCCGCAAGAGGTAGAGGGTCAGGCCAGGGATATGCTTTTGGCAGCTATTGAAAATTTCAAAAAGCGCAAAGGTAAGGTAGAGCCCAGAGTGCCCCAAAGAATTCAAAAGGGGTATTCCGGTTTTGGCGTTGAAGCCATCTTGAAAGCTCTGGGAGGCACTATCCAACCTCTGGTTAGGGTAATTGCCGAAGGAAAAGTGAAGGGTGCGGTGGGACTTGTTAACTGCACTACTTTGGCCAACGGTCCCCATGATTACATGACTACCGAGTTAACCAGGGAACTGATCAAAAGAGACATCTGCGTGATTTCGGGAGGATGCGGCAATCAGGCGCTGGAAGTTGCCGGCTTTACCAGCTTGGAGGCAATAGAATGGGCTGGAAAGGGGTTGCAAGAAGTTTGCCGCGCCCTGAACATTCCACCGGTATTGAGCTTTGGTACGTGTACCGACACCGGTCGCATAGCTGTTCTGGTAAGTGAGCTTGCCAAAGCATTAGATGTGGATACGGCTGATTTGCCGGTGGCGGTGACTGCTCCCCAATACATGGAGCAAAAAGCGACTATTGATGGAATTTTTGCTTTGGCCTTCGGGTTGTATACCCACCTTTCACCGACCCCACCGGTCACCGGAGCCCCGGAACTGGTGAAGCTCTTGACTGAAGATTTGGTTGAGATAACCGGCGGCAGGGTGGCTCTGGGCGACGACCCGGTCCAAGTGGCAGACGGCATTGAAAACTTCATCATGGAGCGAAGGAAACACCTGGGCATATAA
- a CDS encoding energy-coupling factor ABC transporter substrate-binding protein gives MSTTAKNMMLILLVIILAVVPLLLKSGAEFGGADGQAEAVISELNPEYQAWASPIWEPPSGEIESLLFALQAALGAGFIGYYIGASRAKAKNKGNI, from the coding sequence ATGAGTACTACAGCCAAAAACATGATGCTTATTTTATTGGTTATTATCTTAGCTGTTGTTCCTTTACTGTTGAAGAGCGGGGCTGAGTTTGGCGGTGCCGACGGCCAGGCAGAAGCGGTTATTAGTGAATTAAATCCTGAATACCAAGCATGGGCCTCGCCCATCTGGGAGCCGCCCAGCGGGGAAATCGAGAGCTTGCTCTTTGCGCTGCAGGCGGCTTTAGGCGCCGGCTTTATTGGCTATTACATAGGGGCTTCACGGGCTAAGGCTAAAAACAAGGGGAATATTTAA
- the cobK gene encoding precorrin-6A reductase, which translates to MILVLAGTKEGREIVNLLSREGLQVMVAALTDYGKELATETAGEIFPGELSYDNLSRVHEKQCIDLVVDASNPFATSASQLIGSFCRDKMLPYVRYVRERVNIPRHPLIHPVNSWEEGVEKAFKLGSTVFLTTGSNNLEVFLGHPAAKGKRIVVRVLPDHNVVKKCQELGLRPKDIIAMQGPFSKEMNRLMFKTFNASVVVIKESGRAGGTETKMSAALSLKIPVVVIKRPALSWGNEVQNYEALLAAVAQFKKMR; encoded by the coding sequence GTGATTTTAGTTTTGGCCGGTACGAAGGAAGGCAGGGAAATCGTCAACCTCTTAAGCCGGGAAGGGCTGCAGGTGATGGTGGCTGCTCTTACCGACTACGGCAAGGAACTGGCAACTGAAACTGCAGGGGAGATATTTCCCGGTGAATTATCATACGATAATTTGAGCCGGGTACATGAAAAGCAATGCATAGACCTGGTAGTTGATGCTTCTAACCCTTTTGCTACCTCAGCCTCACAGCTGATTGGCAGTTTTTGTCGGGATAAAATGCTCCCCTATGTCCGTTATGTCAGGGAAAGAGTAAACATTCCACGGCATCCTTTAATTCATCCTGTCAACTCCTGGGAAGAAGGGGTGGAAAAGGCTTTTAAGCTGGGCAGTACGGTGTTTCTCACTACCGGCAGCAATAACCTGGAAGTTTTCCTTGGACACCCGGCCGCCAAGGGGAAAAGAATAGTGGTGAGGGTTTTGCCGGATCATAACGTCGTGAAAAAATGCCAGGAATTGGGTTTAAGGCCAAAAGATATCATCGCCATGCAAGGCCCCTTTTCCAAAGAAATGAACAGGCTGATGTTCAAGACTTTTAACGCCTCCGTAGTGGTTATTAAAGAAAGCGGTCGGGCTGGAGGGACGGAAACAAAGATGTCCGCAGCCTTAAGTTTAAAAATCCCCGTTGTGGTGATTAAACGGCCTGCTTTAAGCTGGGGCAACGAAGTTCAAAACTATGAGGCTTTGCTGGCGGCAGTGGCCCAATTTAAAAAGATGAGGTGA
- a CDS encoding NAD(P)-dependent malic enzyme encodes MGLREEALELHQRNTGKITVQPKVQITNGYELSLAYTPGVAEPCKEIHADVDKVYDYTNKGNMVAVVSNGTAVLGLGDIGPEAAMPVMEGKSVLFKTFAGIDAFPICIRAREVEEVVQAVKMLEPTFGGINLEDIAAPNCFEIERRLKEECNIPIFHDDQHGTAVVTLAAMLNSVKLVGKKIDEVKVVINGAGAAGIAVLKLLLKSGVKDAILCDRLGAIYAGRPEGMNKEKEEISQFTNKQKVKGSLAEVLVGADVFIGLSTGNVLNQDMVKSMAKAPIIMAMANPIPEILPDIAKAAGARVVCTGRSDFPNQVNNSLAFPGIFRGALDVRAKDINEEMKLAAAHAIAGLVSDKELCEEFVMPDPFDKRIAPKVAAAVAQAAMDSGVARIKVDPSDIEEKTFAIAAIK; translated from the coding sequence ATGGGTTTACGGGAAGAAGCATTAGAACTACATCAAAGGAATACTGGGAAAATTACGGTCCAACCGAAAGTTCAAATTACTAATGGGTATGAATTGAGCTTGGCTTATACGCCTGGTGTGGCAGAACCTTGTAAAGAAATCCATGCAGATGTAGATAAAGTTTACGATTATACTAACAAAGGAAATATGGTTGCTGTAGTCAGCAATGGCACTGCTGTTTTAGGTTTGGGTGACATTGGCCCTGAGGCTGCCATGCCGGTTATGGAAGGAAAATCCGTATTATTTAAAACGTTTGCAGGAATAGATGCATTTCCGATTTGTATACGGGCTAGGGAAGTAGAAGAAGTAGTGCAGGCTGTAAAAATGTTAGAGCCTACTTTTGGCGGCATAAATTTAGAAGATATAGCAGCGCCGAATTGTTTTGAAATCGAACGCAGATTAAAAGAGGAGTGTAATATACCAATCTTTCATGATGACCAGCATGGCACAGCCGTAGTTACCCTGGCAGCCATGTTAAACTCGGTGAAACTAGTTGGCAAAAAAATTGATGAAGTTAAGGTAGTAATTAATGGCGCAGGTGCCGCCGGAATTGCTGTGCTCAAGTTGCTGTTGAAGAGTGGTGTCAAGGATGCTATACTTTGTGACCGCCTTGGTGCGATCTACGCCGGGCGGCCAGAGGGAATGAATAAAGAGAAGGAAGAGATTAGTCAATTTACTAATAAGCAAAAGGTTAAGGGAAGTCTAGCTGAAGTATTAGTTGGGGCTGATGTGTTTATCGGACTCTCTACAGGTAATGTCCTTAATCAGGATATGGTAAAATCAATGGCTAAGGCTCCTATAATCATGGCTATGGCTAACCCTATACCTGAAATTCTGCCTGACATTGCAAAAGCTGCAGGAGCCAGGGTGGTTTGTACCGGGCGATCCGATTTTCCCAACCAGGTTAATAATTCCTTGGCTTTCCCCGGCATATTCAGGGGAGCTTTGGACGTTCGTGCCAAAGATATCAACGAAGAAATGAAGCTAGCTGCAGCCCATGCTATTGCAGGGCTGGTAAGCGATAAGGAACTGTGCGAAGAATTTGTTATGCCCGATCCCTTTGATAAGCGAATTGCTCCTAAAGTGGCTGCCGCTGTGGCCCAGGCTGCAATGGATTCTGGAGTAGCAAGAATAAAAGTGGATCCGTCTGATATTGAAGAGAAGACTTTCGCCATTGCTGCAATAAAGTAG
- a CDS encoding DUF4914 family protein yields the protein MTEMFAKFKLPPDLLHILQNTEVIIPGSREELLELALGNKGKDFYEVAYDIPGIGRIVEATVTRCKNGIAVNYTDIYMRRRDPDCMVVADKGETDKERYKDRFGQDFKPLRTATFEWLEQQPLIVLPFMAGGSTLGYPALLVAPANAGFFAAALADLQEFLSPDRIPPEFTPKAIVCVAPPFRHTHFDNKQVVVHNRRENIHELFSYNLYPGPSAKKGIYGVLLNIGETEGWVTLHGSTVKVITPYENIFTIMHEGASGGGKSEMLQQFHREADGKVLLGENIVTRERHYLEISDSSELQPVTDDMALCPPGLQDGKKRLVVTDAEAGWFIRVDHIKKYGTDPQIEELTIHPPAPLIFLNIDAAPGSTCLIWEHTLDEPGKPCPNPRVIVPRRFFPNTVNEPVEVNIRSFGVRTPPSTRDNPNYGIIGLFHVLPPSLAWLWRLVAPRGHSNPSITDTEGMTSEGVGSYWPFATGKMVDQANLLLEQIMDTPSTRYILIPNQYIGVFRVGFMAEWMAREYIARRGSSKFRKEQLTPAKCPLLGYALDSLKIDGTYLPKVFLQVDLQPEVGEEGYQAGAKILTDFFKRELQHFLTSELHPVGRQIIEACLSDAKLDEYVSLIPCEYGN from the coding sequence ATGACAGAGATGTTTGCTAAATTTAAGTTGCCTCCGGATTTGCTGCACATTTTACAAAATACCGAGGTAATTATCCCCGGGAGCAGGGAAGAATTGCTGGAGCTGGCCCTAGGCAATAAAGGAAAGGACTTTTATGAGGTTGCTTACGACATCCCAGGTATCGGGCGAATTGTAGAAGCTACCGTTACCCGCTGCAAGAACGGCATAGCCGTAAATTATACCGATATTTACATGAGAAGAAGAGATCCTGATTGCATGGTTGTTGCTGACAAAGGGGAGACGGATAAAGAGAGGTACAAAGACCGTTTCGGTCAGGATTTCAAACCGCTGCGCACGGCAACTTTTGAGTGGCTGGAGCAGCAACCCCTGATTGTGCTGCCTTTTATGGCAGGGGGCTCAACCTTAGGGTACCCGGCCCTTTTGGTTGCTCCCGCCAATGCCGGCTTTTTTGCAGCGGCTTTGGCTGATTTACAGGAGTTTTTGTCTCCCGACCGTATCCCTCCTGAATTCACCCCGAAAGCTATCGTCTGTGTGGCGCCGCCTTTCCGCCACACCCATTTCGACAATAAGCAGGTGGTGGTGCATAACAGGAGAGAAAACATCCATGAGCTTTTCTCCTATAATCTCTATCCGGGGCCAAGCGCCAAAAAAGGCATTTACGGCGTGCTGTTAAACATCGGGGAAACAGAAGGCTGGGTTACTCTGCATGGATCCACCGTTAAAGTTATCACTCCCTACGAAAATATTTTTACCATAATGCATGAAGGGGCCAGCGGCGGCGGTAAGAGCGAGATGCTCCAGCAGTTTCACCGGGAAGCCGACGGTAAGGTGCTGCTGGGAGAAAATATTGTGACCAGGGAAAGGCATTACCTGGAAATTTCAGACAGCTCTGAACTGCAGCCTGTGACCGATGACATGGCGTTATGTCCTCCAGGGCTGCAGGACGGCAAAAAGCGGCTGGTTGTAACCGATGCCGAAGCGGGCTGGTTTATCAGGGTTGACCATATTAAAAAGTACGGTACTGATCCCCAAATTGAGGAATTAACTATCCACCCGCCTGCTCCTTTGATCTTTTTAAATATTGACGCTGCACCGGGTTCGACCTGCTTGATCTGGGAGCACACCCTGGATGAACCGGGGAAACCCTGCCCAAACCCCAGGGTCATTGTTCCTAGGAGGTTTTTCCCGAACACTGTCAATGAACCGGTGGAAGTCAACATTCGCAGTTTCGGGGTAAGGACCCCGCCCAGCACCAGGGATAATCCGAACTACGGCATTATCGGCTTGTTCCATGTACTGCCGCCTAGCCTCGCCTGGCTGTGGAGGCTGGTTGCCCCCAGGGGACATTCCAACCCCAGCATTACTGATACAGAGGGCATGACCAGCGAAGGGGTAGGTTCTTACTGGCCTTTTGCCACCGGGAAAATGGTGGACCAGGCCAATCTCCTGCTGGAGCAAATTATGGATACACCAAGCACCAGGTACATTTTGATTCCCAACCAGTATATAGGTGTCTTTAGAGTGGGCTTTATGGCTGAATGGATGGCCAGGGAGTATATTGCCCGGCGCGGCAGTTCCAAATTCAGGAAAGAACAATTGACTCCCGCCAAATGCCCTCTCTTGGGATATGCTCTGGATTCGCTGAAGATTGACGGGACCTACCTGCCCAAAGTGTTCCTCCAGGTTGACCTGCAGCCGGAGGTAGGGGAGGAAGGTTACCAAGCCGGAGCCAAAATACTGACTGATTTCTTTAAGCGGGAATTGCAACATTTCCTGACATCTGAGTTGCATCCCGTTGGCCGGCAGATCATCGAAGCCTGCCTTTCCGATGCCAAGCTGGATGAGTACGTTAGCCTGATTCCCTGTGAATATGGGAATTAA
- the thiT gene encoding energy-coupled thiamine transporter ThiT — MGKLSTKAMVEAGVLIALAQILSYVKIFEAPYGGSVTAGSMVPVMIYALRWGLGPGLFAGAVYGALQFILGPKYSYHILSILLDYVVAFGLLGLAGLARKNYAGAFAGVVLAVFGRFVSHVLSGVIIWASYAPPGMNPWVYSILYNGAYLLPELVISVVVVGVLYKPLKNFVAQQM; from the coding sequence ATGGGGAAACTGTCGACTAAAGCGATGGTAGAGGCAGGAGTATTAATTGCTTTAGCTCAAATTTTGAGCTATGTAAAAATTTTCGAAGCCCCTTACGGGGGGTCTGTAACGGCAGGGAGCATGGTGCCGGTGATGATTTATGCCCTCAGGTGGGGACTCGGGCCTGGTTTGTTTGCCGGAGCGGTTTACGGGGCGCTCCAGTTTATCCTGGGACCAAAATATTCTTACCATATACTCTCAATTTTACTCGATTATGTGGTAGCATTCGGGCTCCTGGGGTTGGCCGGCTTGGCCAGAAAAAACTATGCCGGGGCTTTTGCCGGAGTAGTTTTGGCTGTTTTCGGCCGCTTCGTTTCCCATGTGCTTTCGGGGGTAATTATCTGGGCATCCTACGCTCCTCCCGGCATGAATCCTTGGGTTTATTCAATCCTGTATAACGGCGCTTACCTGTTGCCCGAATTGGTGATTTCTGTTGTGGTAGTGGGAGTGCTTTATAAGCCCTTGAAAAATTTTGTTGCTCAGCAGATGTAG
- a CDS encoding energy-coupling factor ABC transporter ATP-binding protein, translating to MADLILEAVNLSFTYPDGTKALNSINLAIERGKKVAVLGPNGAGKSTLFLHFNGVLKPASGKVRFAGNDISYQHSALMELRQNVGIVFQDPDSQLFSASVRQEISFGPLNLGLDKVEVLRRVEAAMEATEICHLQHKPTHLLSYGQKKRVSIADILAMEPEVLIFDEPTAWLDPRHSKEIIDLINRFNREGKTIILSTHDVDLAYSWSDYIYIIINGQVAGMGEPQEIFQDGALLEHADLTKPWVLEVYEEMKQKGWIPLNSPAPRTKEELFSLMQSKEYGEKKIKRAI from the coding sequence TTGGCTGATCTGATTTTGGAGGCAGTGAACTTGAGTTTTACGTACCCCGATGGCACCAAGGCGTTAAATAGCATAAATTTAGCCATCGAGCGGGGGAAGAAGGTTGCGGTTTTAGGCCCTAACGGTGCGGGGAAGTCGACCCTGTTTTTGCATTTTAACGGCGTTTTAAAACCAGCCAGCGGTAAGGTCCGTTTTGCTGGGAATGATATATCCTATCAGCACAGCGCCTTGATGGAACTGCGCCAAAACGTGGGCATCGTTTTCCAGGACCCGGATAGCCAGCTTTTTTCCGCCAGCGTCCGGCAGGAGATTTCCTTTGGTCCTTTAAACCTGGGCCTGGACAAGGTTGAGGTGCTGCGCCGTGTTGAAGCTGCAATGGAGGCTACGGAAATCTGCCATTTGCAGCATAAGCCTACCCACCTGTTGAGTTACGGCCAGAAGAAAAGGGTTTCCATTGCCGACATCCTGGCAATGGAACCGGAGGTGCTGATTTTTGATGAGCCTACTGCCTGGCTGGACCCAAGGCATTCCAAGGAGATTATTGACTTAATTAATAGGTTTAACCGGGAAGGGAAGACTATTATCCTGTCTACCCACGATGTGGATTTGGCTTATTCCTGGTCCGACTATATTTATATCATTATCAACGGGCAAGTGGCAGGAATGGGGGAACCTCAGGAGATTTTCCAGGATGGCGCATTGCTTGAGCACGCTGATTTGACTAAACCATGGGTGTTGGAAGTTTATGAGGAGATGAAGCAAAAAGGGTGGATTCCATTAAACAGCCCGGCTCCCAGAACAAAAGAGGAATTGTTTAGCTTGATGCAGTCAAAGGAATATGGTGAGAAGAAGATCAAAAGGGCGATTTAA
- a CDS encoding RMD1 family protein: protein MQQAEFKALALANEINLNSIAGHFGIDKKFKWEEPLVLFDNHLKGIINSPEGKAVYIFSFGSLVCINCQFHEITDILKYLKKIEPGLNIQSTFNFSDDYKLEIGSEQPLSLNYEYMTAPELKNYHREIVATVLAKSVALERIEHGINLLLDAIEDKIDHLEKGRLNIPDNRLAKTSAQILRFKYNTISYLMLLDKPDIAWVSEEAEEFFLNLSELFELDDRYEAIRHKSEILMDITEVFTSLTHAQRGTRLEWMIIILISIELLLSLLEKIF from the coding sequence TTGCAGCAAGCTGAATTTAAAGCGCTGGCACTGGCCAATGAAATCAACCTGAACAGCATTGCCGGACACTTCGGCATCGATAAAAAGTTCAAGTGGGAAGAACCATTGGTGCTGTTTGATAATCACTTAAAAGGGATTATCAATTCCCCGGAGGGTAAAGCTGTCTATATTTTCTCCTTCGGCAGCCTGGTCTGTATCAACTGCCAGTTTCATGAGATTACCGATATCTTGAAGTATCTGAAAAAAATTGAGCCAGGACTGAACATTCAATCGACTTTTAATTTCAGCGACGATTACAAGCTGGAAATCGGCTCGGAACAACCCCTTTCCCTCAACTATGAGTATATGACAGCCCCGGAGCTCAAAAACTATCACCGGGAAATCGTGGCCACTGTCCTGGCGAAGTCCGTGGCTTTGGAACGGATTGAGCACGGCATCAATTTACTTTTAGATGCTATCGAGGATAAAATCGATCATTTGGAAAAGGGGCGGCTTAATATCCCCGATAACCGTTTGGCCAAAACCTCGGCCCAGATCCTGCGCTTTAAATATAATACTATCTCCTATCTGATGCTTTTGGATAAACCGGACATCGCCTGGGTCAGCGAAGAAGCGGAGGAGTTTTTTCTAAACTTAAGCGAACTGTTTGAACTGGACGACCGCTATGAAGCCATCAGGCACAAATCGGAGATCCTCATGGATATTACCGAGGTGTTTACCAGCCTCACCCATGCCCAGCGAGGCACCAGACTGGAGTGGATGATCATCATTTTAATCAGCATCGAACTGCTTTTATCGCTGCTGGAAAAAATATTTTAA
- a CDS encoding energy-coupling factor ABC transporter permease: MKATKRSMYILYFMATFLTVPQAAYAMHIMEGFLPAPWAVFWTLLSLPFVLLGLKSIKKITKQNPNLKLMLGVVGAFAFVLSALKMPSVTGSSSHPTGVGLGAIIFGPAAMSVLGSIVLLFQALLLAHGGLTTLGANVFSMAIVGPIAAYGIYKLGDKLGAPVWLSVFLASAIGDLLTYVTTSLQLALAFPASTGGFMVSMAKFMAIFAVTQLPLAISEGLLTVLVFNTLSAYNKNELQELAVLKKEAKA, encoded by the coding sequence ATGAAAGCAACCAAAAGGTCAATGTATATTCTGTATTTTATGGCGACATTTTTGACGGTTCCGCAGGCAGCTTACGCTATGCATATTATGGAAGGATTTTTGCCGGCTCCTTGGGCTGTTTTTTGGACGCTGTTAAGTTTGCCATTTGTTCTTTTGGGCTTAAAGTCCATCAAAAAAATAACAAAGCAGAATCCAAATCTAAAGTTGATGTTGGGAGTAGTGGGGGCTTTTGCATTTGTTCTTTCTGCCCTAAAAATGCCCTCCGTAACAGGAAGCTCTTCCCATCCGACGGGAGTGGGGTTAGGAGCCATTATTTTTGGACCTGCCGCTATGTCAGTTCTAGGAAGCATTGTGCTTCTTTTTCAGGCGCTCCTTTTGGCCCACGGCGGATTAACCACGTTAGGTGCCAATGTTTTTTCGATGGCAATTGTTGGTCCTATTGCTGCATATGGTATATATAAGCTTGGGGATAAATTAGGCGCGCCTGTGTGGTTATCTGTATTTTTGGCCTCCGCTATAGGAGACCTGTTAACCTATGTTACTACCTCGTTACAGTTAGCATTGGCCTTCCCGGCTTCTACAGGAGGGTTTATGGTTTCAATGGCCAAATTTATGGCTATTTTTGCCGTAACCCAGCTCCCCTTAGCTATCAGCGAAGGCTTGCTTACAGTACTTGTTTTTAACACGCTTAGCGCCTATAACAAAAATGAACTGCAGGAACTGGCGGTTCTAAAGAAGGAGGCAAAGGCATGA
- the cbiQ gene encoding cobalt ECF transporter T component CbiQ, with protein MLSIDQYAYSSALKDVHPVEKFIFAISLLLICLLADSLVISVIVIALAAIATVGMARIPGSYYAKMLLMPLAFLLPGVLTVMLSFGDRAAGYWQEINLGAVIIGVRYRDMVLAVNLFFKSLGAVSCLYFLVLTTPMVDLIWVLKKLKTPGLFLELMGLIYRFIFVLLDTAGRMYISQATRLGYASWRNSYHSLGGLVVNLFGKSLQKSRELTVTMMARCYTDAINVLDNEYVLSKRNLAVIGFIDLAMVLLALYLGGGLAWLI; from the coding sequence ATGCTGAGCATCGACCAGTATGCCTATTCCAGCGCACTTAAAGATGTTCATCCTGTGGAAAAATTCATCTTTGCCATAAGCTTATTGCTAATTTGCCTGCTGGCTGATTCACTGGTCATTTCTGTAATTGTGATTGCTTTAGCGGCCATAGCCACAGTGGGTATGGCCAGGATTCCCGGAAGTTATTATGCTAAAATGCTGCTCATGCCTTTGGCCTTTCTGCTGCCGGGAGTTTTGACCGTCATGCTTTCCTTCGGGGACCGGGCTGCCGGTTACTGGCAGGAAATTAATCTGGGAGCGGTTATTATCGGTGTACGCTATAGAGACATGGTTTTGGCAGTAAATCTCTTTTTTAAATCCCTGGGGGCTGTCAGTTGCCTGTATTTTCTTGTTTTAACCACGCCTATGGTCGATCTGATTTGGGTATTGAAGAAATTGAAGACTCCCGGGCTGTTCCTGGAACTGATGGGGCTCATCTACCGTTTTATTTTTGTCTTATTGGACACTGCGGGCAGGATGTATATTTCACAGGCCACCAGGCTGGGTTACGCCTCCTGGAGAAACTCCTATCATTCGCTGGGAGGGTTGGTTGTCAACCTGTTCGGCAAATCCTTGCAAAAATCCCGGGAATTGACGGTGACAATGATGGCCAGATGCTATACCGATGCCATCAATGTACTGGATAATGAGTATGTCTTATCGAAAAGAAATTTGGCGGTAATCGGGTTTATTGATCTGGCAATGGTCTTGCTGGCGTTATATTTAGGGGGTGGGCTTGCTTGGCTGATCTGA